The window CTATTACGTACGCTCATAATCAAGCAGGGGCCGCCCGTCCTATATTTATCTATACGGTTTCTTGCATAATTTatactttcaaaaataatataaaaatgtgtaaatattattttgaattttaaaaatgttgtacaTTGTAGATTTTTGATGTTTTCCGCCTACTTGTTACATTACTGTTCAATCTATCAGTCAATATTTAtacagcacttttaacaatagtttgtatcaaagcactaaacagtatCAATTACAGTATATTATCACTGTTAATATAAGATTATTGCATGCattaagttatttaaatataatgtttagtttatatatatatatatatatatatatatatatatatactataatatgtatgtttattattaattaatttatttaaataaatttgtacagtttttcctgtttctattgttagatcatttaaatatataaatatactatattatttgcttattttattgtttttttatatttattgcttttttctttcattttataaatatttaaatatactatattatttgcttattttatagctttttcttttatatatatatatatatatatatatatatatatatatatatatatatatatatatagagagagagagagagagagtttttctatagtttttattctgtcttttttatatCCTAAGTCTTAAAGAAATGTGTGAGTAGACAatgtgaaaatgagaaaaaaaaaacatatttaaaaattacatataaacaataataaatcattaacttttaatgtatttggGCAAGTTTTCTCTAGTTGTAATAAACATCACGTGGTAAGCGGTTAAGAAATCTAAccactgtacctttaagacaaACAAAATACCATTTCCACAAGGAACGTCAGGTTACTGAACTACGTGCCCAgctaatgatttttggtttCCAGAACGTTCCCAAAATCCTCTATTGACGTTCTCTGGTGGTCGGCCAGGAAcgttttcttttatgcaaataaaacgtTCCCCTTAAAGTTACAACGATCCCTGAACATTCAGAAAACTTATTTGCTCCGGCATTATATTCGTGCAATTAAAAAATCTAACCGCTGCCGAATATTTCACGGCCGGTGAAAGCTCTGTTATCTCCGCTGACACGCTGTCAGTGACTTTTACCTTTTGCGAGACGACTCGAGACTGTCTCAGTTTCTCCTGATCACTCAGCGCAGCCACTCGACCCTTGATTTCTCTTCTCAAAGCTTGTTTTGCTGCACGCAGAGCTGCCATAACGAATCTGCGCTGCCCGAATCCAGTCAGCCTGCGAACAGACACTTTACAAAACAGACCTCCGCGATCGTGTCTGCAGCTCAGTTAACGATTAACTCGTGAGAAAGTCATAACAGCGGCGCAATCTGCACGTGTTTGCGTGCGATCCGTTAACGCGCGATAGATTAGCCGGCCTGAGTGGGCGGGGCTAGTGTAAGAAATAGATTAGTCGTCCTGAGTGGGCGGAGCCGGGTTACATGCCCTTTGAGGAAAGGTAAACATTCCAGGGAAaagtcttaaagggacagtcttTTGAAAACGCATTTGTTGCAAACTCAgttgacttttttgttttgtttttgtcaggggacgcagttttttttttttttttttttttaagttgttgcCATACCACTAAGTGACTGACCAATGAAAGCATAATTTTGgtattaataaagtaatatgaGAGAATTGTACACAATTATTAGTTAATGtttgcttgtatttttttttttcagctaaaatgCCTTTGGTATTCAGGCTAGCATATTGAATATTACACatactttaatgttttaaaaaaaaattacaaaatgcaaagtaaatGATGTTCCATTGCCattcacatatatttatgtaaaaataaaacactatacaTATTCTGactttaacaaaattaaaatatgacagAACTATAAAAgattattctatatattttagttgATTGAAAATGATTGTCAACATATGGGTGAATAGTTGTATGAATGATCGTGGCGAAGATCTTTGAATCTAATGTTATCCTGTTCTAAATTTGTCTAACAAGTTTTTTggaaattgaaaaacaaaatgcaattataataatagtcgtgaaaataactttcattattactataaaaatttttttgtttaattgtaatctttttttacttcaaattcacttcaataataaataaatatatatatatatatatatatatatatatatatatatatatatatatatatatatatatatatataaataaatataaatatattccaaAAATAGAACAATATAATATCAGAatgtaaagacaaaaatatatatataaaataatagtggTGAAAATAACTTTCACTATTACtacaaagttttgtttgtttaattttaatctcattaatcactcattaatatatatatatatatatatatatatatatatatatatatatatatatatatatatatatatatatatatatatatatatatataataatatgttcCCTACAGAATtgcagaaatagaaaaatataagaccaaaatgtaaaaacagaaaatattctgGCTTTTTTATCCTAAATCTTTTATATCCTAAAGCAAACAatgtgaaatgagaaaaaaaaacaagtttgcCAATAAAAACCCTAATCACATCTACGCAATGTCatgattgttttttattttcgaataataataataataataaataataataagagatCATATAGAAGTTACATTCAGGTTGACACTGTGAAATGTTTAGATATAAAATCTTGAATATGATAGTTTAGTTAACTAGAAACtctaaaagcataaatattaaaaaataaaaataaatatgtaaaggaTGACGATGTGGCGTATAGGACCTTCTTTACCGCGAAAGCGTCGAAGTGCCCTCGTGACGTCACCGGGAGGTTAAAGTGGGGGCCGGAGTGTCAAAACTAACAAACAGGCTGTTACTCGCTCGGTGGGGGAAGGGACGCCGGGAAACCGACGCCGAAAACACTAAGCAAACATTTTAACGGCGCAAGACAACAGGGCAAACTCTTTTAATCCAGCGACGTCGACCGGAGTAGCGCGGAGGTGAGTTTAGACGCGGAGTCGACCGAACGGCCGCGGCGGTTAGCCGACTCGACGCGAGCGAAACACGGCGTCGCGTCCGGTCGCTCGGCGGAAGCTTACCCGACAGCTTTAAGCGTGCCTCTAACGTGCTTGGCGACTGTACGTGTCTGTGCGCGAGCGAACGGCCGTTAGTTTAGTAGGGGAGGAAGTTAGCCGTGCGATTAACGCTAGCAGGCTAATAGCGGAGGTAATTAAGGGAGTTGGAAAAGTAAACGGCGGTTGAAGAAGTAACTAGTACGTTGCCCGTTTGATCATTTGTACCGTGTCGCTTTTTAGTTCACGGCGTGTGTGCGACAGTGTGCTGTCTTTTAAGATGAACAACGCGCCAGCTGTTGAAACTTTTTAAGTTTGTGTCTTTGGGGAAGTAACGCGCGCGATGTTAACGCGTTTAAAAGAGGCAGTCGCTGCAGATAATTAACGGTCGTGCTTCGTTTAACGCCGCTCCGATATCTATTTCGACGCGCGTGGCGTTAAAATAACGAAAATAGCGATTTGTCAACGAAGCGTCGAATcttcagttttttaaatgagtCGTTTGAAACGGTTCGCTCGCCGGGGAGGGAATGATTTGACGCGAGCTGTTCAAATGAGCCGAATCTCGGAAGCGAATCGGTTCGTGATGCGCGTGGGAGGGGCTTGCGCTGCGCGACCAATGGCGTTCCGGTGGGCGTGCCCTCAACCCCTTTTCTATTATTACTCAATGTGTTTTACGATGTCCAGCTTTCGTTTAAACAGCTAGCGACGTTACGCACGAGATAAACAGAGAGGTGCTCCCCGTAAACCTTTTAACCAGGTAAGGAAAGCGAGCGTGTGGATGTATAGGAGACGTATTGCGACGAAATCTGTTTTTAGTCGGTGTTGCCATTGTTGTTATATGATTACTTAAACAAAGGGCAGCGTAAATAGTGCAAGTTGCCGTGGAAACCCGATTATCTTAGCGCTCAGATCCACCTGCTGCAAGTTCTAGTTGAAGTCGGTCTCTTTAACAGATAGTGAAACAAACTCATTGTGATTTAAGAGGAGTGTAGGTGCACTTCACTTCTGTTTCTTTGTCCTAAACCGTGACCCCATAATTAGTGACATGTCACTGATGTTGGCTTAAAAGGCTAGAGTGTTTGTATTGTGACCAATGTGATCTGGTTATTTATTAAGAGAGCTGTTAACACTTCTACCGCACAAGCAGTTCTTTATCTTTATCCCATTGTGATTGTAAGTTAATGACACCGTCAGCCCTAACAGCAATGCcatataaatgcttttactcCAGATAGTTTTAGATTCTGGAACCTAACTGGACAAATGGGACTTTTCCTTTTTGCAAAAAgtctattataaataaaaaaaaagctattgcTTGAGGTGAGAAGATCACTCCATATGTGAAGAGTGTTGTTATCAGAAGTAATCACGCATTTAATTGCGTCAGGCGTTCGATTCAAACCTGTTGTTTTGTAGTCACGTTTGTTTCTGGCTTAATCCAATTCGGtttaaagcgttttttttttttttggcaccggctttgattttaatatgaGTGAATCACCGGAGACGGATGCCAGTTCCAGGTGTGAATGAGAGAAGTTTCTGAACTTAGGAAATGAAATTCAGGccgcttttaaatattaaaagaaaaatgcgaCAAGTTAGACCCCAGAGTTTAATACTCGAGCTTAGCGGTCGAGCTAGAGccatattaattataatgtttgcCTTAGCAAAAGCGCTAATGAGGTTTTGCGTTATTTGTTTCtgctctctgtatgtgtgtgtttccccGCTGTATTCATTGTTAAATCCTTGGGAAACTATTTTGTTTTCCTCCATGTAGGAGATTATCGACTTGGGATTTATCCAAAATGCAAGACCCTTTTGTAGAAGATGCTTTCCCTAAATCACCGTCTACTTTTacttactttatttaaaaaaaccaaaaaacgcTATCAATATCAGTCCGAGTGAATGggatattcatatttcataattagttttttgaTGCTTGAGTTCATTTAAACATCATGACATTAATATGGCATTAACAtaaattatggatttttgttatgaacattttatgaccactgatgtattatttattggtttatttaccaaataaagttgcattaacttttagttatttgtattatttttcaggtagtatttatttatttatttttcttaatgtgtgtgtgtgttttcttaatGTAGTCTTTGTGTTGTTGGTCTTTCTTGGCCAGGCTCTTCTGTGATCCCGTCGCTTGTAGTTGGAGAGAGAGTGTCTTTATCTGATCCGGTGCAGGGCCTGTCACAGGGCAGCACACGTGATCACAGAGGCTTACCGTACACTAGCCAGACAGCGTAGGCTCACGTGCGCATCTTTAAGTATGTTATGAAGAAACTTCGATCGAGTGGTTTTCAACGTTCACATCAGAATTAAACTCTTTCTCGTCAGCACAtggtccatttttttttttctttttgaaagttGATTTAAAGCTGCCGTTTGGCTTGAACGTTGACCGAGAGCGCTATTAAAGCACGGTGTTTGGGTTCCCTCTTTGTAGTGTTTATGTAACGATAAAGTCATTACGGAAGCAGTACTGACCGTATTTTCCCCCTTGTTGTGTTCTGCCTGGTTTTGGGGCAGTGGTGGTCTAATGGTTAGAGTTCGAGAGCTGGACCTTTAACCCGAAGGTTGCAGGTTTGGTTACCGGTAGATAATGTAgggtgagtgagtgaatgaacgGTGCTCCACCCTCAACCCATAACTTGAGTGCCCTTGAGCAAACCTTACCCAAAAAACGTTTCCCGCAGCAAAAATGGTTGCCCACTTCTTTTGTGTGTGCACTTAAATGGTTGAATCTATCTTtttatcattctgtctgtttgtgaTTTCCATCTGCATCGTTTCGTCTAATCATTCTCTTGCTCCATCTATCCATCACTTGTCTTAGTCCCTTATATCtgtctttcattccttctttctattattctttctgttgttctgtGCTTGTGTCGCtccatccatctttctgtcTGATAATCTTTCGTCCACCTATCCAtcatctgtctgtgttttttatttaaggtGTAATTACCCTTGTTTCCCATCTTTCAGCGCAGTGAGGACGCTTCTTTTACGGTAGGAATGTGAGACAGGCGCACAGGTAgtctgagagagacagagcctTACAGACAGGGccagagagaaagtgagaacaTGTCAGAGGAAGAGCAGATAAGTGTCTTATTCCCTCAAACATCTGCACAAAGCCTAATTCAGCTGTACAATCAGTATTCAAAGCACAGATTGTAGACTCGGAGCTCTTGTAAGGTGAAACGGGCCACTGGTTTTCATGCACGTATTAAGGTCTGCTATTTAGCCTCCATACTCTTTAATGGtgatgcttttctttctttctctcttctgtccACAGGAGAGGGATATGGCTCAGGAGACCAATCAGACACGAGTGCTCTGTTCCAATGGTTGTGGGTTTTACGGCAATCCGCGTAATAACGGCATGTGCTCGGTGTGCTACAAAGACTCCTTACAGCGACAGAACAATAGCGGCAGGTCCAGCGATCCAGGTCAGTATCACAGAGGAAATCATTTCCAACTCATCTGTATTTTACGTCACAATTTAACACTATTTAAACCCATCGGGAGATGGCGGTGATTTGGGTAGATTCTTTACTCTGCTAATGAAACATTTGTACGGGAGCATTGCAAACGAGTTATAAAAGAAAGAGGgggttgtgattttttttttattattatttatttatttttatttatgtattttttttaaaggaaggTGGTGGAAGTTTTCATGATATGCTTATCGTGAATCATTCATGTTAAGATCAGTCGTTTTAAGAAGAAAGGGTTGATAAAAGCAAGATGTTGGTGGTTTGTTGCTTTTATACTTTTGAAAAGTTTGagttctgtaaatatttttttaacatgtaatttattcctgtgatgaaaagctgaaatttcagtatcattactccagtctttagtatCTCttcagtataataataataataataataataataataataataataataatttattattattaaatgaatgacgctcaaaagaatagcattgtttttatttttaaaatttattaaaatctcATTGGCTCATAcacctgtaataaaaaaaaaaaaatatatatatatatatatatatatatatatatatatatatatatatatatatatatatatatatatatatatatatatatatatatatatatatatatattttttatttttttttttatttatttatttttaataagctataatttaattattctcAATAGCATTTAACCATCATTTTAGGGATGCAAAAATTCCTGCTGGTGGAAGCTTGTCTGGTTGTTCCATCATGCCTGGTTTGGACACAATATTGTTTTACTGGAACGTCTCACTTGTTCTGTTACTTTCATCAGCTTCTGACGAATAAGGAGAACTTAAAATGGAAGTGTTGACATTTTGGGTTTCCTGCTCTTTCATTGCCTGCAGTGTCTTCCAGCCTTAGCAGTAAAGGAGAATCTGTGACCGTACAATCGACGTCACAGCATGAGCAGAACAGGTACAACATCTTCCTCTTTACTACCCTTTGGTCATTTCTCTTAACAGTTGCTTAAGTCATTTCATTGGCATTGGATGTAGTTTAACTTATTTCAAAAGAGTAAGaaaaggcctttttttttttttttttttttttttgaaagagtaAACCTGTTTTAGAAATGAGTGTGTCAACAGATTCTGAGAGATATTGGTGACTAAAAGTGggcagtttttaatgtttttcttttgtgcttaaACTCTGATATTACATATTACTTAATTTATgaagttttgtttcatttttttttaatctaagtTCCCTGAGTTAATGATGgagttatttttacatttttgcatgatttttgttttaaatcttaattttatttttattttttggtctatttcatttgtaaataattttttagtgccaggtttagtttttagtattttgttaaatcaaataaaaatgaaatgttgctttgtcgggcagcttttttatttatgtattttaattttttttaatggttttcacTTAAGTTTTTAATCTATTGGTTTATCCACAAATAGGCATCACAGCTCGGTTATTAAACATATGAACACTTTCTCATTTCCTTTCAGctatgatttaaaatgactcGCACTGTGATATAAGGTTTATAACTGGTGTGTATTTTCACATATGACACAACAATCTTTTCTCATCATCCTCTCCAGTCAGAGTTTTTCAAcgccagcagcagcagtagtTACACATAAAGAAGGTGCTTCAGCAGCAGCTCAATCAGGCCCGAAAACACCAGGTACGTTCCCTTTTTCCCTTTGACCTGTTTATTATGTCACCCCCTGCTCCAAAACCAGACGCTGAGCAGATTACCATgacacaaaaagagagaaacgcTCCGTTAAACTGTGTGGAAACTAGGCCTGTCGCAATAATCAATATATCGGCTTATCACACAGTATATGACctcaatcatttaaaatacatgacCTCCATTTTTGGTGACTCAATATATTgcccatttttatatatatatatatatatatatatatatatataattataaaaacacgTTTTTGCATTCCACTTCTGCCCATTTTGCAGTTTCTCGtacataaaattgtaaaaaatccttctacaaaaaaagtttgtatttttCTACTTGtaagaaaatgtgtatttactatttatttgtgtggtgtgttttttttttttttttttttttaagctttttggATACTTAATTTCCATGAtctaaataacacatttttaagttaaatctTGCCAATTGAAAGTGTTTAGGCCTTCTTGCGTTATTATGCCGCTGTTATGAATATACATTCGGTGGCATAAAATggtcttaaaatgacaaaaatatcactTATTTTGGagcaaaatatcacaaaactaaaaatgattatGACGGGCCAGACATCTTCCAAATGTGTTTGCTTTGAGAGCAGGCCAGTAAGTGCTCAAAGTTCACTCGTTATATTTGATTAAAGCCCTGTTTTCTTCTTTAACGGGCTTACATTTTAGTATGTCTAATTTTACTGATCATAAGGCTATTTGTTTGTTAAAGGGCTATataattgtcattaatcacttatcaCCCCactatgtcgttccaaacccgtaaaagcttcgTATATTcgatatttttcatgaaaagcATGCGACTGTCCCGTTGACTGCCAAAAAACGACCGCAGTAAAGACGCAGGAAAGTCTTTAAAGACTACTACTTTTGATTCAATCTGAAATGGCAAGAACACTTTTCGtacgcaaagaaaataaaaataacgtcTTAATTGATCAATTCATCTCCTGTGCGTCTCTCTTCATCACCgtagtgccattttggagaacGTCCACTGATCGCGAACTACGTACGCTGTTCTGTGGTTGTTTTTGTTCGTATCGAAGCGCAAATGTGTAGAAATGAGTCGCAGCCGACAAGAGCTGACGTATTTCAAAATGGCGGTTCGGTGACACGTAGCGTTATGTTCTCGTCGCTTCTTAGTGTTCGCGAGTGGCAGATGGAGCATCGGATGACgtcttttatattttcttgATCGTGTAGTAGGTGGCAAGGTTGCGCAATTCGTGATCGTGAAGCACCAATAAAACcaagaagaaaaataatgctGCGTATTTCAAGGCGCTTCAGGGGACCTTAAACGCAAGTTTTAACTCTGCCTGGTTAATGTATAATGGACAATTGCTGGTTTAATATAACGTTATGTAAAACTTAATAAAGTCAGCTGTCTTTGCTTGTATAGAAGAAGTGTCGTGCAGTAAATTGAGGAGAAACATCCAGGAGTCCAAGGCGGGTAGCTCATCGCCGGAGGATTGCATATCGAGAGGAAAGAGGAAGCTTGACGAAACTTGCCAGCCCATAGAAAGAGTGTCTGGTGAGTATCGGGATCAGAAAGTTCATCTTTGTCATGCTTGCCTCATTTTCTTCAGAATGTTTTGATCAATAATATCTGAGGAAAAGGCCTGAACTGGATGCCGAACGAGAACTTTTGACGTATAGAGTGGCATTTGAAATGTTCATGATGGCAGCATTTCTAAGTCTTTGACACCTGTATTAAACTCTTAGCCTCAGATGTCTCTGAACAAACCTCAGATGTACCAGAGCAATCCAGACCCAAGAAAAACCGGTGCTTCTCTTGCCGCAAAAAAGTGGGGCTCACTGGTATGTCAAACCATGCAATACATTAagatgtctgtctgtctctgtctctctgtctctgtctctctgtctctgtctctgtctctctctctgtctctgtctctctctctgtctctctgtctctctctctctctctctctctctctctctctctctctgtctgtctctctctctctgtctgtctgtctctctctgtctgtctgtctctctgtctctgtctgtctgtctgtctctgtctgtctgtctgtctctgtctctctctctctctctctgtctgtctctctctctctctctctctctctctgtcagtctgtctctgtctctgtctctctctctctctctgtcagtctgtctctctctctctctctctctctgtcagtctgtctctctctctctctctctctgtctgtctgtctctctctctctctctctctgtctgtctgtctgtctctctctctctctctctctctctctctgtctgtctctctctctctctctctctctctctctctgtcagtctgtctctctctctctctctctctctgtcagtctgtctctctctctctctctctctctgtctgtctctctctctctctctctctctctctgtctgtctctctctctctctctctctctgtcagtctgtctctctctctctctctctctctgtctgtctctgtctctctctctctgtctctctctctctgtctctgtctgtctgtctctctctctgtctgtctgtctctctctctctctctctgtctgtctctctgtctgtctgtctgtctgtctctctctctgtctctctctctctgtctctctctgtctctgtctctgtctgtctctgtctctgtctctctctctctctctctctgtctgtctctctctctctgtctgtctgtctctctctctgtctgtctctgtctctctctctgtctctctgtctgtctctctctgtctgtctctgtctgtctctctctctctctctctctgtctctctctctctctgtctgtctctctctctctctctctctctgtctgtctgtctctctctctgtctctctctctctctctctgtctgtctgtctctctctctctctctgtctgtctgtctgtctctctctctctctctgtctgtctgtctgtctctgtctctctgtctctctctctctctctctctgtctgtctgtctgtctctctctgtctgtctctctgtctctctctctgtctgtctgtctgtctctctctctctctctgtctctctctctgtctgtctgtctctctctctctgtctctgtctctctgtctctctctctctctctctctctctctctctctctctgtctctgtctgtctctctctctctctctgtctctctctctctctctgtctgtctctctctctctctctctctctctctgtctgtctgtctctctgtctgtctctctctctctctctgtctgtctgtctctctctctgtctgtctgtctctctctgtctgtctgtctctctctgtctgtctgtctctctctctctctgtctgtctgtctctctctctctctctgtctgtctctctctctctctctgtctctctctctgtctgtctgtctctctctctctctgtctgtctctgtctctgtctgtctctctctctctctctctgtctgtctgtctctctctctgtctgtctgtctgtctgtctgtctctctgtctgtctctctctctgtctgtctgtctctctctctctgtctgtctgtctctctctctctctctgtctgtctctctctctctgtctgtctctctctctctctgtctgtctgtctgtctgtctgtctgtctctctctctgtctgtctctctctctgtctgtctgtctgtctgtctctctctctctctctctctgtctgtctctctctctctgtctctctgtttctctctctct is drawn from Puntigrus tetrazona isolate hp1 chromosome 7, ASM1883169v1, whole genome shotgun sequence and contains these coding sequences:
- the zfand6 gene encoding AN1-type zinc finger protein 6 isoform X1; the protein is MAQETNQTRVLCSNGCGFYGNPRNNGMCSVCYKDSLQRQNNSGRSSDPVSSSLSSKGESVTVQSTSQHEQNSQSFSTPAAAVVTHKEGASAAAQSGPKTPEEVSCSKLRRNIQESKAGSSSPEDCISRGKRKLDETCQPIERVSASDVSEQTSDVPEQSRPKKNRCFSCRKKVGLTGFDCRCGHLFCSIHRYSDTHNCSFDYKADAAEKIRKENPLIVGEKIKKI
- the zfand6 gene encoding AN1-type zinc finger protein 6 isoform X2, producing the protein MAQETNQTRVLCSNGCGFYGNPRNNGMCSVCYKDSLQRQNNSGRSSDPVSSSLSSKGESVTVQSTSQHEQNSQSFSTPAAAVVTHKEGASAAAQSGPKTPEVSCSKLRRNIQESKAGSSSPEDCISRGKRKLDETCQPIERVSASDVSEQTSDVPEQSRPKKNRCFSCRKKVGLTGFDCRCGHLFCSIHRYSDTHNCSFDYKADAAEKIRKENPLIVGEKIKKI